TGGACCGGCATCTCCCATCCCGCGAACTCCACCATGCGCGCGCCCAACGCCTTGTGCCGCGCATGCAGCGGCGTCCTTCGGAGTTCCTTGCCTTGAGCTTCTTCCAACGGTCTCGAATCCTGGCCGGTCGGCGGCACGGCCTACGCCACGGAACGCCGCGCCGACAGCAGCGTGTTGGACAAGAGCATGCAGATGGTCATGGGGCCGACGCCACCCGGCACGGGCGAGATCCACGACGCGCGCTCCCGCGCGGCCTCGAACTCCACGTCGCCCGCGAGCTTGCCGGTGGGAAGCCGGTTGATGCCCACGTCGATGACCACGGCGCCAGGCTTGATCCACTCGCCGCGGATGGCGTGGGTCTTGCCCACCGCCGCCACCACCACGTCCGCCCGGCCCACCTCTCCGGCGAGATCCGCGGTGCGCGAATGACAGAGCGTGACCGTGGCGTGCCGCTCCAACAGCATCAACGCCACGGGCTTGCCGACGATGTTGCTGCGCCCCACCACCACCGCGTTCCTGCCCTTGAGCGCGCAGCCCACGGAGTCCAGCATGCGCATGATCCCCAGCGGCGTGCACGGCCTGAACCCTTCGGCGCCGGAGAGCAGCAGTCCCTGGTTCACCGGGTGAAACCCGTCCACGTCCTTGTCCGGCGACACGGCCTCGAGGATGCGCGCGCTGGCGATGTGTTCCGGCAGCGGCAGTTGCACGAGGATGCCGTGGATGGCCGGATCCTCGTTGAGACGGGCGATCAGGTCCAGCAGCTCGTGCTCCGGCACCGATGCCGGCAGCAGATGCTCCACCGAGCGGATGCCCACCTCCGCGCACGCCTTCTCCTTGTTGCGCACGTACACCCGCGACGCGGGGTCGTCTCCCACCAGCACCACGCCCAGACCGGGAACGACTCCGTGGTCGGTTCTGAGCCGCTGGGCGGCCACCCGCACCTCGTCGCGCACCTGTTGCGACACCGCCTTGCCGTCGATGATCATGGTCCTGCCGCCTCGATCAAGTGTGGGGTCTGTATTGTGCGAACTAACCAGACACCACACTAGTTACAAACAATGGATCAAGAAATCGGTAACACGCCCTTGAAACGAGGTCAACGAACTGACGTGAACCCTTGTCCGACGCCCCCTTCTTGACACCTCAAGGGTGCTCACGTACCAATGAATTGATGGTCATCGGCGTCCCCAAAGAGTTGAAAACCGAAGAGAATCGGGTGGCGCTGACGCCCGCGGGGGCGGCGGCCTTCATCGCCCACGGCCACCAGGTGGTGGTGGAACGCAACGCCGGCAGGGGCAGCCACATCGCCAACCGCGCCTACACCGCCACCGGCGCCACCGTGGTGGAGCGGGCGCGGGAGGTGTGGGAGCGGGCCGACCTCGTGATGAAGGTCAAGGAGCCCCTGAGCGAGGAGTTCGCCTCCCTGAGACCGGGGCTGGTGCTCTTCACGTACCTCCATCTCGCCGCCCAGCCCGAGTTGACCCGGACCCTGTGCGAGCGCGGCGTCACCGCCCTGGGCTACGAGACCATCGCGCTGGATGACGGCTCGCTGCCGCTGCTGACGCCCATGAGCGAGATCGCCGGGCGCCTGTCGCTCCAGGTGGGGGCATGGTCCCTTCAGGCGGAGCACGGCGGCCGCGGCGTGCTCCTGGGCGGCGCCTCGGGGGTGCGGCCGGGCAAGGTGGTGGTGCTCGGGGCCGGCACCGTGGGCGCTTCCGCGTGCCAGGTGGCCGCGGGCATGGGCGCCGATGTGAGCGTGCTGGACATAAACCCGGCGCGGCTGCGCTACATCCACGACATCCTGGGCGGCCGGCTCACCACCCTCATGTCCAACCGCGCCAACCTCGAAGAGGAAATCGTCGACGCCGACCTGCTGATCGGCTCGGTGCTCATCACCGGGGACCGCACGCCCATGCTCCTGCCGCGGGACCGGGTGCGGCAGATGAAGCGCGGCGCGGCCATCGTGGACGTGTCCATCGACCAGGGCGGATTCGCCGAGACCTCGCGGCCCACGACCCACCGGGATCCCATCTACATCGAGGAGCGCGTGGTCCACTACTGCGTCACCAACATGCCGGCACTGGTGCCGCACACCTCCACCTACGCGCTGACCAACGCCACCCTGTCCTACGGCCTGGCCATCGCCGACAAGGGCCTCCAGCGGGCGATGCAGGAGAGCCCGCCGCTGGCCCGGGGCCTCAACGCCCACGACGGACGGGTGACCCACGGCGCCGTCGCCAGCGCCCTCAACCTGCCGCTGACCCCGGTGGCCGAGGTGCTCTGCGCATGAGACTCGTGACCCGACCCGATTTCGACGGCATCGTCTCCGGCGCGCTGATCACGGCGGTCGAAGACATCGACGCCTACCTCTTCGTCGAGCCCAAGTTCATGCAGGACGGCGCCGTCGACATCCGCCCGGGCGACATCATCGCCAACCTCCCCTACCATCCGGCGTGCACCTTGTGGTTCGACCATCACTTCACCAACGGGGCCGCGGGCTTCGACCGCCCGGTGGTGCCGGGCCGCGGCGCCTTCCGGCTCGCGCCGAGCGCCGCGCGCGTGGTGTTCGAGTACTACTCGGAGGTGCCGAGCGCGTCGGAAGCACGCTACCGCCCGGGCTTCGAGTTGATGCATACCGACCGCTTCACGGCGCTGCTCGAGGACACGGACAAGATCGACGGCGGCTATCTCACGCGGGAGGACGTGCTGCAACCCGCCGGGTACGTGCTCATCTCCATGACCATCTACGGCAAGGACGGCGCGGAGGAGCACTACTGGCGCCGCCTGATCGAACTGATCCGCGATCGCACTCTGCAAGAGGTGCTCGACGACCCCGAGGTGCAGCGGCGCTGCGCGCGGGTCCTCGGCCTCCAGGAACGGCTGCGGCGTCAACTCCTGGAGCACGCCGAGCTTCGCGGCAACGTCATCTTCCTCGACCTGCGCGACGCGGACGATCTCACCGACGCCAACCGCTTCCTGCTCTACACGCTCTTCCCCGAGGGGAACATCTCCATGAAGGTCTCGCGCGACGCGCAGCGCGCCGGCACCACCGCCATCTCGGTGGGCTACAACATCTTCAACACCACCTCCACGGTCAACGTCGGCGATCTGCTCAGCCACTACGGCGGCGGCGGCCACCGGGTGGTGGGGTCCTGCCGGGTGCCCGAAGCGGACGCGGAACGCTCCATGGACGCCATCCTGCGGCACATCACCGAGGCCGAAACGTAGACGGAGTCCGACGTGTCCAACCCTTCCACGCGCGGCGCCAAAGTGGTGCGGCTCGACGAGGCCCTCGCCGAGCTGGCCGCCATCAACGCGGAAATCCGCCACACGGGTTGCATCGAGGGCGACGGCTTCAACGTGGGGCTGGTCTCGTTCGCGGCCACCACGACGGCGGACCCGCGGCAGATCGTCCACGACGACAAGGACGTGGTGTGCCACGTGCTGCGGGGCCGGGGGCGGCTGCGGGCCGGCGGCGAGGTGACGCCGCTCCAAGCCGGCATGCTGTGCCACATTCCCGCGGGCGTACCCCACGATTTCGCGGCCGAAGAAGACGAGCTGGTGCTGTGCTATTCGCTCATCACCACAAGACCCTAGTGTCGTGTCCCGCGCAAGTCGCTGCATGAACATGCACGACACGACACTGGCGACGGCCGCCGGGTTCGCGCTGGCGCTGCTCCTGGCCGCCGGGTGCGCGGGCACCGGCGCGCGCGAGCCTGAACCGGAGCCGCGCTACGCGCAGCCGGCCAACCTGGTGGAGATCGTCAGCGAGTTCCAGCGGCTCGGACGCGACGACGTGTACCGGTTCCACGTGCCCAAGGACGTCACCGGCACGAGCATCCTCAAGGCCACCCTGCTGCGGCTGGAGGACTTCGAGCGCAAGCACGGGAACGGGTACCGCGACATCGTGGGGTTCACCCGCGCCACCGCCTACGAGCGCCTGCGAGACTACCCGCGCGCGCTCCGCCACTACCGCGCCGTGGCGCGCCTGGGGGGCGATCTGGCGGAACCGGCTCGGCGCCGCATCGACGCCCTGGAGACGTTCCAGCGCATCGCCGCGACCACCCTCCCGGCGGACGATCCGTCCGAATACATCAAGGCACTGGACGAGCGCGTGCGCGCATGGAACGCGTTGATCGAGCGCCACGCGGGCACGCCCCTGGAGTCCCTGGCCCGGGTGGAGGCGGAACGCGTCGACCGCGCCAAGGTCGCCTTCGTGGAGCTCAACCGCCGCGGCCTGAACGACGGCGACGAGCTCACCGCCTTGGCCTACAGCGAGCTCCTGTCCCGCCACCGGCAGAGCAAGAAGTATCACCGCCACGTGCTGGACTTCGGCGACTACCATGCGAGCCTGGCGCGGGAGTATGCGCTGCTGAACGAGCCGGAGGGCCTCGTTTTCGACATCGAGACGTTCGAGGGCTTCGCCCAATCGGCCATGAAGCTCTACGCCGAAGTGGCACAGCAGGACGGCGCGCCGGAAAAACTCGAAGCCAACGGCAAGATCGAGGGACTGAAAGGGATGATGGAGCAGATGCGGAGGCGCAACCGATGAGGATCGCCGGGGCACTGCTCTCGCTGCTCCTGGTAGTTCCGGCCGTTGCCGCGGGACAAGTCCGCGGCGACGCGCACCCGCGGATGCTGGACCCCCTGCACGGCTTCGATCCCTTCGCGCCCGCGGTCACCGCCGCGCGCTACTTTCCCGACGGAATCGAGCAACGCACGCGCCGGGCACTGCTCGACGCCCTGGGTGGGCACGGGTCGAGGCTGCGCGACCATGTGCGCTACATCGAGGAGAGGGACCGCGAACTGCAAGCCCGCGGCGATCGGGCGAGCGGGCTGAGCCACGCCCTCCAGGACCTGCACCACGCCGGCCTCGCCGACCGCGACGCCTACCGCATGACGCTGCAGGAGGCCCTGGAGAGCGCTTCCACCGACGCGCGGCGCCGCCACCTTCGCGCCCGCTTGGCCGAGGACGAGCTGGAACAGGCGGATGCGCTCGTGGCCGAGAGCGACATCGGCCGCTGGAACGACCTGCTGAACCGCATGCTCGGCTCCGTGGATCTCATCGGATGGGTTTCGGGCTCCTATCTCACCGCCGCCGTGGATACCGCCTTCGCCGAGTTGTTCCGCGGCCGCGCGCCGCGCATGCCCGCCGGCGAGCGCAAGGCGCTGGTCCTTTACAAGCGTTTTCTCGCGCGTTTGCCGAATCACCCGCAAGGAGCCGCGATAAAGCAGAAAGTCGCGGCGCTCGAAGCGAAGAAGACCGTCGTGTGGCTCCACCGACACGATACCCAGGCAGCCGCGGCGCTGGCGGAAGGCAGGATCGACGACGCGGATTTCCATGCCCGGCTGGCGGCCACGGTGGCGCCCGAGGCCGAAACGGTCAAGGAGCGGCTCAAGGAGATCGAAGCGGCGCGGAAAACGCGTGACGAGGAACGGGGCCAAGTCAACTCGGTGGCCGATGCCGACGATCTTTCCAATTCGAGCGCCGAAGCGAGGGAAGACATTCGCGCGTTGCTCCACGCCCTGGCCCGGAGGAACGCCGCGGCGGCGAGGGAGCAGGCGGAGGAGATGGCGCAACGCTACGACGGCGAGCGCCTGGGTTCCCTCGCCCGGGACGTCGCCGCCGTCGCCCTGGAGATGGACGGCCGGCACGCGGACGCCAAGCGCACGCTCGTCTCCATCGCGGACGCCGCGCCGTCGGAACGCTCCCGCGAACGCGCGCGCATCCTGCTCGACAGTCCGGAATACAATCTTCGCGGAGCCCTGGACCGGGAACACGCGCGCTACCGCCTGGACCAGGTGCGGTTCGCGCTCCTGGGAGAGAACTTCCTGGAAAAGAACGCCATGATCGGGGCGGCGCCCATCATCACTCATGGAATCGCCGGAGCCGCCACCCTGGGCGCCGCCAACATTCTCATGGTCACCAGCAACCTGTTGGAGATGCTCAGCGGCAACCCGGTGTCGAACCAGACCGTGGTCGACGCCGCCGCCCGCGCGGTCCGTGCCCGGCCGGAGTCCGAGGAGTCCGGCGACATCTACCAAACGCTGGGCGACGCCTACAGGAGCCAGGGCCATCCGCACAAGGCGGTCCAATACTACCGCCTTTCCGGGAAGACCCCGGCGGATGAGGTCCGTGAACTGGAGGAAGAGGCCGGAAGGACGCTGTTGCGCGCGGCCGAGGGGACGGAGTCCAAGTCCAGGCAACGGGCACTCTACGCCGCGCTGCTGGGACACTACCCGGACACACCCGCCGGCGATGAGGCCAAGGGGCGGCTGGCACGCCTGGCCGCGCCCAAGAACCGCGGGCTCCGGCTCAGCAAGCAATACCTCGCCGAGAACCCGCGCCTCCACGGCCCCGCGGCGCTCGGCCTCAAGCCGGCGCTGTTCGACGGCCGGGTCCAGAACCTGGAGCTGGCCGAAGCCGGGCTCAACGTCCTGGGCCGCGACGCGCTCCTCTTGCACTACGACACCCCCTGGGGGGCGCTGACCCGCACGTATCCGGTGGCGCGGGCGCGCATCGAAGGCCTTGAGATCCTGCTGCGCGAGAAGCGCTACGCGATGGCGGCGCGCGGGGCCGGCGAACCGGTCGGGGTCGACGGGCTCGACTTTCCCGGGCGCCTGATGCGATACGAACCCCGTGACCCGGGCGCCGACGCCTCCGACCTGGAGTTCGTCCGCGAGACCGCCCAAGGCGCCCGCGACCGTTCCGCGATCCTCGACCATGAGCTGCTGAGCACGAAGGAAACCGACCCGCAGCGGGCTTACGGCCTGCCCACGGTGCGCGGCAGCGTCACCGCGGCGGGTGTCAGCATGCGCGCCGACGCGCCCGATTCCTTCCTGGCCGACGAGCTGGTGGTGGGCAACGACGCCGTCAGCCCCTACGCCGGCGTACGCCTGCCCATCCCCCTGCTCAAGGACTTCATCCCGGTGGACTTCCTGCTGCGCGCCCGCCCCGGCCTCCCCTCCCTCACCCCCCAGATCCGCAAGCCGGACACGGCGGTGGACGACGCCCACCTGTACCGGTAACCCCGCGTATCTGGCATTCGGAAGCGAGATTCCCTATGCTTGGCCCAGCAACCGCAAAGTCTGTTTCGACGCAAGCCGCAGGAGGAAACCATGAGAACCGAACTTTCGCCCAAGAGCATACCGGACCCCCGCCCGCGCTACACTCAGGGCATCCTGGCGGAAGGCAAGCGCCTGCTCTTCGTCGCGGGCCAGACCGGGGTCGATGCCGACAACAACGTCGTGGGGAAGGGTGACGTGGCGGCTCAGACCGAGCAGGTCCTCAAGAACATGAAGGCGGTACTCGACGAGGCCGGAGCCAGCTTCGCGGACGTCGTCAAGATTACGACCTACATCACCGACCCGCGCTTCCGGGACGATCTGAACCCGGCGCGGCTCAAATATTTCAGCGACAACCCGCCAGCCAGCACCCTGGTGGTGGTCAGCGGCCTGGCCAATCCCGACTATCTGGTGGAGATCGAGGCGATCGCGGTGCTGCCGGACTGAAGCGAGGCGCCGGACAGCCGCGCGCCCGCGAATGAGCGCCCGAGGAAGCTTGACTACGGCTTGACGATGAGCGACGGCTCCTCCGCCGCTTCCTGCTTCTCCTGTTCCTTGTAAAGGCCGACGCTGCGCATCAACAGGGCTTCCAACAGCGGCACACCGAGGCTTCCCAGGTCGCGGTCGCGGACGGCCAGGGCGACGCGCAGGACCTGCCGCGCCTGGTCTTCCCGGCCGGAGGCGTGGAGGTGATAGGCGGCGTCTTCCAGGCGGGCCTCGAACACCGGTGCGGTGTCGTCGTCCAGGAAGAGGGCCTGGACGGCCTCCCGCAGCACGCCGCGGAAACGCTCTTCCTTCTGCATGGGATTGAGCACGATGCGGCTGTGCTCGTTTTCGTCGAGGCGTTGAAGATAGGGCTCCATCAGCTCCTTCTCCACGAACCACGTGAGCAACTCCGGTTCTTCCAGGAGCTTGTCGGAGACCTCCGAGAGAGCGGTCGCTTCGATGCTCTCGGTGTTCATGGTGTCGAAGACCGGGTGAGCGCGCTCGGCCGGCTTGGCGGTGGTGAGGCGGCTGCGCAGGACGGGGTAGTCGGCGACCCCCTCGCCCGGCGTGTCCTTCACCTTCTGGTAGGCGTCGTGCAGCAGCCAGTCGGCGTACTCCCACGGCACCGGCGTGACGGAGACGCCCACCGCGGCCTTCATCTCCTCCATCATCTGGCGCAACTCCTTGCGCCGGATGATGGTGCCGCCCAGCCGTTCGAGTCCGCGGCGGTCGTTCACGGCCGCCTGCAGCACCATCAGCCCGCCTTGCTGCGGGCGCGCCAGGATCACCATGCGAGAGCCCGCTCCGGTAACGGACGACAGGTAACCCTCGATGTCCGGGGCGAGGCTGAAGGTCGTGCCCGCTGCCTCCTCCGTTTCCCCCTCCGGCCCCGCCGCGGCCAAACCGGCCTGGGCCAGCTTGAACAGCGATCGCCGCACCTCGCGCCGGACCTCCTTGTGGCCGGCGCGCGGCTCCAGGCCCTGGAGCGCCTCCACCGATGCGACGTCACGGATGCGGCCGAGGACGTTGGCCGCCGCCAGGGAGACCGCGGGTTCGGCGCCGAACCGTTGCACCAGCGCTTCCACCAAGGCCGCGTCCGGCGACTCCGTCTCCAGTCCTTCCCGCCGCAGCACGCTCATTCCCTCGCGCATCAGCTTCTGTCGCGTATTCTGCTTGGCCATCGTGTACTCTTGCCACACGAGGGCGCGTTTTCCAACGAGCGAGGGCGGGGCCGCCAGCGCGCGCGGGCCACCAAGTATTGACTTGCCCGGCCCTCCCCGCTAATTCAGATGGAGCACGACGCAGCCCCTTATCCTCCTCTGCGCTCCCGTGATTCCCGAGCGAGCGCGGCGCTCGCCGGAGATGCGGCATGGGCAGCGCGGCCGACGCCACGACCGGCGCACGACTCTTCCCGCTCGGTTCCAACGCATTGGGAGACGACAGCGGTTGGGCTCCAGGGCGAGCCCGCCGGCCGTGGAAGGATGCAAGGGAGCTCGAACTCTCGGTCTCGGGCACACACTATCAACGCGATTTCAGGAGGCACCCATGGCAGACGGCACGATCGGACAGACCACCGAAAACGGCATCTCGCTCATCGAGTTGAACCACCCGCCGGTCAACTCGTACACGCACGAGATGCTGCGCGAGCTGGACGACGCCCTCATCAAGGCGCGTTTCGACGACGACACCCACGTGATCGTCCTCACCGGCAAGGGCGAGAAGTTCTTCTCGGCCGGAGCCGACATCAACATGCTCGGCCAGCAGACCCTGTCCTACAAGGCCAACTTCGCGCTGCACGGCCACGAGGTGCTGATGCGCATGGAAAACACGCCCAAGCTGGTGATCGCGGCCATGAACGGCCACGCCATCGGCGGCGGCCTGGAAATCTCCATGGCCGCGGACATCCGCATCGCCAAGAAGGACGGCGGCCGGGTAGGCTTGGCCGAGGTGAACCTCGGGGTCATGCCGGGCATGGGCGGCACCCAGCGCCTTCCCCGCCTGGTGGGCCGGGCCAAGGCCCTGGAGTTGTGCGCCACGGGCAAGCAGGTGGCCTTCGAGGAAGCCCTGGAAATGGGTCTCGTGCACTACATCTACGAGCGCGACACTTTCCTGCAGGACGTCATGGCCTACGCCAAGCAGTTCGTGCCGCCCAACAAGGCCAGCATGGCCGTGGGCAAGATCAAGCGCGCGGTCCTCGCGGGGATCGACGTCTCCCTGCCCGAGGGGCTAGCCTTCGAGCGCGAGGTGCTCACCCAGACTTTCGCCAGCGAAGACGGCAACGAGGGGGTCGCGGCGTACCTGGGGAAGCGCACGGCCAAGTTCAAGGGCCTGTAGACGACAAGCAGACCACCTTTCGGCGGCACGCGCTCGACGGCTCGGCCGCGGCACGGCCGAACGATTGGCCCAACACTCAACCATCCGGAGGGATCGAATGTCCAAGCTGTTGATCGGCGGCGAGCTCGTCGACGCCGTGAAGAAGGAAACCTACGAAGTGCGCAACCCGGCCACCGGCGACCTGGTGGACCACGCGGCCAAGGGCTCCGAAGAGGACGTCCGCCAGGCAGTGGACGCCGCCGCCACGGCCTTCAAGGAGTGGTCGGACACGACCCCCGAGGACCGCGGCAAGGCCCTGGAGAGCGCCTGCGGGCTTATCGAGCAGCGCAGCAAGGACATCGCGCAGCTCCTGACCCAGGAACAGGGCAAGACCCTGTTCGAGGCGGGACTGGAGATCCACCACCTGATCCACGGCCTGGAGTTCTACGCGGGGCTGGCCTCCAAGGTGCGCGGCTCCCACGTGCCGCTGCCGCAGAAGAACGCCTACGGCATGGTGGTACGCCAGCCCATCGGCGTGTGCGGCGCCATCGTACCGTGGAACTTCCCGCTGACCCTCATGGGCACCAAGGTGGGTCCGGCGCTGGCGGCGGGCAACACCATCATCGTGAAGCCGGCCTCCACCACCCCGCTGGCCACGGCCCTGTGCATGGAACTGATCGCGCAGGCCACCTACGCCGGCGGCAAGAAGAGCCTGCCCGCGGGCACGGTGAACTTCGTCAGCGGGCCGGGCGGCTCGGTGGGCGAAGAGCTCTTGAGCAACCCGCGCATCCGCCGCATCGCCTTCACCGGCTCCACCCCCGTCGGGCGCCACGTCATGGAGGTAGCCGGCAGGGAGATCAAGCGGGTCACCCTGGAACTGGGCGGCAGCGACCCCATGATCGTCATGGAGGACGCCAACGTCGACCTGGCGGTGAAGATGGCGGACATCGGGCGCTACTTCAACTGCGGCCAGATGTGCCTGGGGGTGAAGCGGTTGTTCGTGCACGAGTCCGTCGCCGACGACTTCATCGGCAAGCTCGCCGCGGGGCTTCAGAAGAAGACCGTGGGAGACGGCATGGAGAAGGGCAGCCGCATGGGACCGCTCCACGTCGACTACCAGCGCACCGAGGTGGAGGAGCAGGTGGAGGATGCCAAGGCGCGCGGCGCCAAGGCGGTGGCAGGCGGCGCCCGGCCGGAAGGCGACCAGTTCAAGAACGGCCACTTCTACCTGCCGACCCTGCTCACGGACGTGCCCGACGACGCGCGCATCGCCACCGAGGAGTGCTTCGGCCCGGCCCTGCCGGTGTTCACCTTCAAGGACATCGACGAGGCCATCGAGCGCGCCAACGCCTCCGAGTTCGGCCTGGGCTCGTCCATCTGGACCAGCAACATGACGTACGCCAACAAGGCCATCGACCGGCTCGAAGCGGGCAACGTGTGGGTCAACTCGCTCCACTACGGCTACGACGAGCTGCCCTTCGGCGGCGTCAAGTCCAGCGGCGTGGGCCGCGAGCACGGACCCGAGGCGCTGGACTACTACCTCGAGCCCAAGGGCGTGGTGGTGGTCAACGTCTAGGAGACAAGGCCACGGCATGAACGGGTGCCACTGCGGAACAGTGGCACCCGTTTTTCGTGGGGCCTTTTTCGCCAGTAACCGATGCAGGCGCCATCCAATCCTTCCGGTTCCCGGCCGTCCAGCCGGGACCTGCGCCCGTTGCGGCGTCTCGCCGCGTATCTGAAGCCCTACCCGATGTTGCTGACCCTGGCGGCGGTTTCGCTGCTGGCGGCCGCGGTGACCACGCTGGCCCTGCCCATCGCCGCCCGGGAAATCCTGGAGACCGGATTTGCCGAAGAGAACCGGGCGCTCATCAGCCAACGCTTTCAGTTGCTGCTAGCCGTCATCGCGGTGCTGGCGGTGGCATCGGCCGGCCGCTTCTACTTCGTCGCCCGTATCGGCGAGCGGGTGGTGGCGGACGTCCGCAAGCAGATCCATGCGCACGTGCTGCGCATGAACCCCACCTTCTTCGAGGTCACCCGCACCGGCGAGATCCTCTCGCGTTTGACCACGGATACGACTCTCATCCAGACCGTGATCGGTTCGGGCGCCTCCATGGCGTTGCGCAACCTGCTGATCTTCGTGGGCGGCTTCGTGATGCTCATCGTCACCAGCCCGCAGCTCATGGGAGCGGTGCTCGTGCTGATACCCCTGGTGCTGTTGCCGATCCTGGTGCTGGGCCGCCGGGTGCGGCGCCTGTCGCGCCTGAGCCAGGACCGCATCGCGGACACCAGCGCCCTGGCCGGCGAGAACCTCGACGCCGTGGAGACGGTGCAGGCCTTCACCCAGGAACGCACGGAGATGGAACGCTTTGGCGCCGCCACCGAAGCCGCCTACCAGGCCGCGCTGGTGCGCGTGCGCAGCCGGGCGCTGCTCATCTTCCTGGTGATCACGTTCATGTTCGGCGGCGTCGTCGGCGTGCTGTGGCTGGGGGCGGAAGCGGTGCTGAGCGGCCGCATGTCCGCGGGCGTC
The DNA window shown above is from Deltaproteobacteria bacterium and carries:
- the folD gene encoding bifunctional methylenetetrahydrofolate dehydrogenase/methenyltetrahydrofolate cyclohydrolase FolD — protein: MIIDGKAVSQQVRDEVRVAAQRLRTDHGVVPGLGVVLVGDDPASRVYVRNKEKACAEVGIRSVEHLLPASVPEHELLDLIARLNEDPAIHGILVQLPLPEHIASARILEAVSPDKDVDGFHPVNQGLLLSGAEGFRPCTPLGIMRMLDSVGCALKGRNAVVVGRSNIVGKPVALMLLERHATVTLCHSRTADLAGEVGRADVVVAAVGKTHAIRGEWIKPGAVVIDVGINRLPTGKLAGDVEFEAARERASWISPVPGGVGPMTICMLLSNTLLSARRSVA
- a CDS encoding exopolyphosphatase; this encodes MRLVTRPDFDGIVSGALITAVEDIDAYLFVEPKFMQDGAVDIRPGDIIANLPYHPACTLWFDHHFTNGAAGFDRPVVPGRGAFRLAPSAARVVFEYYSEVPSASEARYRPGFELMHTDRFTALLEDTDKIDGGYLTREDVLQPAGYVLISMTIYGKDGAEEHYWRRLIELIRDRTLQEVLDDPEVQRRCARVLGLQERLRRQLLEHAELRGNVIFLDLRDADDLTDANRFLLYTLFPEGNISMKVSRDAQRAGTTAISVGYNIFNTTSTVNVGDLLSHYGGGGHRVVGSCRVPEADAERSMDAILRHITEAET
- a CDS encoding cupin domain-containing protein, giving the protein MSNPSTRGAKVVRLDEALAELAAINAEIRHTGCIEGDGFNVGLVSFAATTTADPRQIVHDDKDVVCHVLRGRGRLRAGGEVTPLQAGMLCHIPAGVPHDFAAEEDELVLCYSLITTRP
- a CDS encoding RidA family protein; amino-acid sequence: MRTELSPKSIPDPRPRYTQGILAEGKRLLFVAGQTGVDADNNVVGKGDVAAQTEQVLKNMKAVLDEAGASFADVVKITTYITDPRFRDDLNPARLKYFSDNPPASTLVVVSGLANPDYLVEIEAIAVLPD
- the ald gene encoding alanine dehydrogenase, which translates into the protein MVIGVPKELKTEENRVALTPAGAAAFIAHGHQVVVERNAGRGSHIANRAYTATGATVVERAREVWERADLVMKVKEPLSEEFASLRPGLVLFTYLHLAAQPELTRTLCERGVTALGYETIALDDGSLPLLTPMSEIAGRLSLQVGAWSLQAEHGGRGVLLGGASGVRPGKVVVLGAGTVGASACQVAAGMGADVSVLDINPARLRYIHDILGGRLTTLMSNRANLEEEIVDADLLIGSVLITGDRTPMLLPRDRVRQMKRGAAIVDVSIDQGGFAETSRPTTHRDPIYIEERVVHYCVTNMPALVPHTSTYALTNATLSYGLAIADKGLQRAMQESPPLARGLNAHDGRVTHGAVASALNLPLTPVAEVLCA
- a CDS encoding aldehyde dehydrogenase family protein translates to MSKLLIGGELVDAVKKETYEVRNPATGDLVDHAAKGSEEDVRQAVDAAATAFKEWSDTTPEDRGKALESACGLIEQRSKDIAQLLTQEQGKTLFEAGLEIHHLIHGLEFYAGLASKVRGSHVPLPQKNAYGMVVRQPIGVCGAIVPWNFPLTLMGTKVGPALAAGNTIIVKPASTTPLATALCMELIAQATYAGGKKSLPAGTVNFVSGPGGSVGEELLSNPRIRRIAFTGSTPVGRHVMEVAGREIKRVTLELGGSDPMIVMEDANVDLAVKMADIGRYFNCGQMCLGVKRLFVHESVADDFIGKLAAGLQKKTVGDGMEKGSRMGPLHVDYQRTEVEEQVEDAKARGAKAVAGGARPEGDQFKNGHFYLPTLLTDVPDDARIATEECFGPALPVFTFKDIDEAIERANASEFGLGSSIWTSNMTYANKAIDRLEAGNVWVNSLHYGYDELPFGGVKSSGVGREHGPEALDYYLEPKGVVVVNV
- a CDS encoding enoyl-CoA hydratase-related protein, whose product is MADGTIGQTTENGISLIELNHPPVNSYTHEMLRELDDALIKARFDDDTHVIVLTGKGEKFFSAGADINMLGQQTLSYKANFALHGHEVLMRMENTPKLVIAAMNGHAIGGGLEISMAADIRIAKKDGGRVGLAEVNLGVMPGMGGTQRLPRLVGRAKALELCATGKQVAFEEALEMGLVHYIYERDTFLQDVMAYAKQFVPPNKASMAVGKIKRAVLAGIDVSLPEGLAFEREVLTQTFASEDGNEGVAAYLGKRTAKFKGL